In Leucobacter denitrificans, the genomic window TCCCGATCCACTCACCAACGACGGCACCCGGCGCCATGAGGTTTGGCCCCACGACCGCACCAATGGTGATCGCCCAGACGACGAGCGAGAGATCGCGTGCGCGGTTGCGCGGGAGGGCGAGGTCGGTCGCGGCGAATCGCGACATGAGCTGCACTGCGCTTGCTACACCCAGCGTCGCGATGCCGAGCACCACCACTGGCCAGAGCCCGAGCGAGGCACCCGCGACCGCGATCGCGGCACCCACCATCGCAACGAGACTCCCGAGCACGACCGCCATGCGCCGCCCGTATCGGGCAGCGACCCGCGCGAGCGGGATACCCGCGATCGCCGCTCCGCCATTGAGCGCCGCCGACGCGAATCCAGAAATTGCTTCGCTTCCACTCACCTCAGCAAGCAGCAGCGCTCCGACAGAAATGCCTGCTCCAATGCCAAGGCCGCCAAGAATCGTGGCGATCGAGAGCACGATGACGGTGCGCCTCTGTAGGCGACCGCCGAGCTCGAGCGGGTGGGGCGAGGTGTGTGCCCACACCTTGAGGCTCATGCTGGCGTGAGGCCCCACGCGCCGCCATCGACGCGTGAAAGCAATCGCTTGGCGAGCCGAACCTGCGGGCTCTCATTGACCGTCGCCATCGACAGTAAGCCGATGGTGCGGTGGCGGGGTGGATCGAGTTGCATGGAAAGCGCGTCGCTTGGTAGCGCTGGAGCAGCCGCGAGCGCTAGCCCCGGTACGAGCGCAACCGCGCCGCCTGCCGCAGCCATCGCGAGCATTGCGGGCACGTTGTCGGTCGACTGAATGATGTCTGGCTCGAATCCCGCGCTGTGCGCCGCTGAGAGCAGGTGTCCTCGACACTTCTCGCACCCTGCGATCCAGTGTTCCTCGGAGAACTCGCTGAGCTGCACTGGGGTGTCAGCGGATCGCGCACCGAAGATCTGATCTGCGCGGTCATTCGACACGACGAGGTGCACGTCCTCGCTCCACAGCGGAAGAAATGCGCTGCCTGCGGGCCGTTCGGCTGCGCCCTCGTAGTCAAAAATGAGAGCACAGTCGACCTCACCATCGCGCAGCATCTCTGTTGCGGCGGGTGGTTCTGCCTCGGTGTACTGCAGCACTACTTCGGGGCCTCGACGGTGAGCGCTCGCATAATTGCGGGCACAATCGTCGCCGATGCCGACGGAAACCCGACAAGCCGCAGCGTTCCAGCCCGCTCACCGCGGAGATCTTCAATCGCGGCGATCGCAGCGTCAATCTCACTCACAACCGTGCGCCCGTGTTCGGCAAGAATGTTGCCGGCGGTGGTGAGACGAATGCCTCGCCCCGACCGCTCGATCAGCGGAACCGCGAGCCGAGTTTCAACGCGCTTAATGCGTTGGCTCACGGCCGGCTGGCTGAGCCCGAGAGCAGCAGCCGTCGCAGTAAGCGACCCAGTAACCGCGAGCGTGTGCAGTATTCGCAACTCAGTCGAGTCGATCGAACCGAGTTGATCTGCTTTCGGGTTGGTAGTCACGCCAATCACTATAACTCACCCAAAAGCGTGAGAAAAGATTCATTCGATCCGCTTATGAAAGCGGTGAATTACTGCGCCGCAGCGAACGCCTCGGCCTCTGCCTTATCTTGCTCGGTAGCCACAAGCTGCCCGCACGCGCCGTCGATTTCCTTGCCGCGTGTGTCGCGCAGTGTCGTCGGAACGCCAGCGGCGTTGAGCCGATCCACAAATTCTCGCGTCACCTCGCGCGATGACGACGTCCAGATTGAGCCAGGGGTCGGATTCAGTGGGATGGGGTTCACGTGCACCCATCCGCGGCCGCGGGAGTTGAGTTTGTCAGCGAGCAAGTCGGCGCGCCAGGCGTGGTCGTTCATGTCTTTGATGAGCGCGTACTCGATCGACACGCGACGGCCGGTCTTCTCGTAGTAGTGATAGGCGGCGTCGAGTACTTCCTCAACCTTCCATCGGCTGTTGACAGGAATGAGATCGTCGCGCAGCGCATCGTCTGGCGCGTGCAGCGAGAGCGCAAAGGTGATGGGAATATCTTCGTCGGCGAGTTTGCGGATCGCGGGGGCAAGCCCCACCGTCGACACCGTAATGCCACGCGCGCTCATGCCCAGCCCCTCAGGAGACGGAGCAATCATGCGATGGACAGCGTTCATGACCCGCTTGTAGTTCGCGAGTGGCTCCCCCATGCCCATGAACACGATGTTGTTCACCCGCTCGGGTTCAGCGCCGTTACCGACCGTGCGTTTGCGGCCGAGACCGCCCTCGGCAATGACTCGGTTGGCCTGAACAATCTGGTCGAGAATCTCTGCGGTCGACATGTTGCGCGTGAGACCTGCCTGACCGGTCGCGCAGAACGGGCAGTTCATTCCGCAGCCGCACTGACTCGATACGCAGAGGGTGATGCGACCCGGGTAGCGCATGAGCACCGATTCGACGAGTGCACCGTCGAACAGGCGCCAAAGGAACTTAATCGTCGCACCGTCGTCGGTAACGAGACGCTTCACTTCGGTGAGCAGCGGCGGGAAGAAGGCCTCAGCCAGCTCCTCACGCCGATCTTTTGGCAGATCAGTCATCTCTTTGGGGCTAGTTGTGCGGTGCTCAAAGTAGTGCACAGAGAGTTGCTTCGCGCGAAACTTCGGCAGACCCATCTCGACGACCTTCGCTTCTCGCTCAGCGAGCGTCAAGTCAGCGAGGTGTGTGGCGGGCTGCTTCACGCGCGGTGACGCGAACTGCAGCGTTGGCCGACCGTCGGGAGTCGTAAGTTGCTTCCAACCTTCGGCCTTCGGCTTCACCTGCGGGCGCACGCGATCGGTCGCGGGCCGCGTCTTCATGAGTTTTGACTCGGAGGGCGGCGGGACGGCAGCGGGTCCGTGGTTGAGCTTATTGGGATCCATAACTGTCTATTGTCTCACCCCGAGCCAGAGGATTGCCCGACCGTCAGATTGTCCCCGAATCGGCAGCTCGACCTCTACCCGCTAGCGGACCGTGTTTCGGAGTATGCCGAGACCCTCGATCTCAACCTCGACGGTGTCGCCCGCTTCGAGGCGCCCAACGCCCGCGGGTGTGCCAGTGAGGATCACGTCTCCTGGCAGGAGCGTGAACGCCTGCGACGCGTGAGCGACGATCTTCGCGAGCGAGAAGATGAGTTGGGAGGTGCGG contains:
- the rlmN gene encoding 23S rRNA (adenine(2503)-C(2))-methyltransferase RlmN — translated: MDPNKLNHGPAAVPPPSESKLMKTRPATDRVRPQVKPKAEGWKQLTTPDGRPTLQFASPRVKQPATHLADLTLAEREAKVVEMGLPKFRAKQLSVHYFEHRTTSPKEMTDLPKDRREELAEAFFPPLLTEVKRLVTDDGATIKFLWRLFDGALVESVLMRYPGRITLCVSSQCGCGMNCPFCATGQAGLTRNMSTAEILDQIVQANRVIAEGGLGRKRTVGNGAEPERVNNIVFMGMGEPLANYKRVMNAVHRMIAPSPEGLGMSARGITVSTVGLAPAIRKLADEDIPITFALSLHAPDDALRDDLIPVNSRWKVEEVLDAAYHYYEKTGRRVSIEYALIKDMNDHAWRADLLADKLNSRGRGWVHVNPIPLNPTPGSIWTSSSREVTREFVDRLNAAGVPTTLRDTRGKEIDGACGQLVATEQDKAEAEAFAAAQ
- a CDS encoding LysR substrate-binding domain-containing protein — translated: MLQYTEAEPPAATEMLRDGEVDCALIFDYEGAAERPAGSAFLPLWSEDVHLVVSNDRADQIFGARSADTPVQLSEFSEEHWIAGCEKCRGHLLSAAHSAGFEPDIIQSTDNVPAMLAMAAAGGAVALVPGLALAAAPALPSDALSMQLDPPRHRTIGLLSMATVNESPQVRLAKRLLSRVDGGAWGLTPA
- a CDS encoding LysR family transcriptional regulator; this translates as MTTNPKADQLGSIDSTELRILHTLAVTGSLTATAAALGLSQPAVSQRIKRVETRLAVPLIERSGRGIRLTTAGNILAEHGRTVVSEIDAAIAAIEDLRGERAGTLRLVGFPSASATIVPAIMRALTVEAPK